The following is a genomic window from Petrotoga sp. 9PWA.NaAc.5.4.
GACTATTTGAAAGGTATCGAAGGACTTCCAAAATCAGATGTTGTAGAGCTAAGGTATTCGAAAATAAAACTTATTGGAAGACCTTCAGGTACAGAACCAAAAATAAAGTTTTATATTTTAGTTGACGGAAGTACAGAAGATGAGGCTCAACAGCTTATTAAAGAGGCTGAAAGCGCAATTTCTGAAATAGTAAATGTCTAATTTAAAAGTTGAGGTGTTTTTAAATGGAATTTCATAATATTATTTTTTCAGAAGAAGGAAATTTCTTTGAAGTTAAAGATATTTACTATCAAAATTTAAGTACTTTGATTATTCAAGACGTTTTTCCAAAGGAAATGAAACTTTCTAAAGATAAGAACTATATAGGATATTTTTTAGTTGAAGAAGATAATAAGGATATATCTGGAATAACAAGGCTTTTAAAAATAGACTTATATAGTAAGAAGTCTTTTCAGGCAGTATATGACGATTTTGTACCTGATTGCGTAAGAGATTTATATGATGATTCTGTGGAAATTATTTCTAAATATGTTGGTTTAAGAAAGATAGTAAACTCTTTTAATGAATTGATAATTCAGAGTGATATGAATAATAATTATGAATTCTGGCTTGACGATATAGTACAAACCATTTCTTTTGATAAAAGAGAGATCGTAGCTCAAAGAATAACAAGGTTCGTCAATTTATATTTGATAAAAGTTTATGAAGGCTTTTATAAAAGGAATCAATTTTTGCTGAAAAAATATGAATCTGAAATTACTTTTAAAATATTAGAAACCGCTATTATGCAAAAAATATATTAGGAGGAATTTTAGTGAAATGGGTCGCAGCAACTGTTGCATATGACGGAACAAATTTTTTTGGTTATCAATCACAAGCCGGTGTTAGAACCGTGCAAGGAGAGTTAGAAAAAGCTTTGTATATTATATTCAAAAGAAAAATACTTACTTACGCAGCCGGAAGAACAGACACAGGGGTTCACGCATTGGGACAAGTTGTTTCTTTTGAAGTAGCAAATGAAAATATGACTGATAAAAATATTAGAGATGCTTTAAACGCCATTTTGCCTGAAGATATTTATGTAAAGAAAGTCGAATTTGTTAAAGATAATTTTAATCCTCGTTCTGAAGCTAAAAAAAGAATATATCATTATATTGTTTATATAAATAAAGAACCGGACATATTTTTAAGAAATAGGGTATGGTGGTTACCCTTCGATTTGGATATTTCAAAAATGAGGTTAGCTGCTAAGTACTTAGAAGGAGAGCATGATTTCACAAGCTTTAAAACAGGAAATGATGAAAGAAATCCCATAAGAAATATATATAAAATCAGGATTTTAAATTATAGGAATAATTTTATATTGATTAGAGTTGAAGGTAAATCTTTTTTAAGAAAGATGGTTAGAAATATTGTAGGAACCTTAGTAAAGGTAGGTACAGGTTCATGGGAGATAGAAAGTATAAAAGAGATACTGGAAGCAAGGCAAAGATCGATGGCACCAGCTTCTGCCCCTGCTCAAGGATTATATTTTTATTCGGTTTTATTTTAATAGTTAGTTCTTCGGTTTTGTCTATTTCAAAGGTTGGCCTTATATATGAAGGGCCTCCCGAACTTTTTAGCGAAGTCTTTTATACTCTTTATAAATATGCTGACATTTCTGTTCCTCCAGAAGATGATTCCAAACACATGAAAATAAAATACGATAATGGTTTATTTTATATTGATTATAATAATCGTGTAGAATCAACTACTTTATCAAATTTTGAAAAAACTATTAAACTTCTCATACAAGATTTTCCTCGAAGTATTTTTTTAATATCTGAGAATTCTTTCATATTAACCGATGATGGTATCTCTAATTCCATATTTGAATTTTGGGATAAAAAAGTGGGAGTAGATTTATTGGTAGATGACATTGTGTTTCGATACGAATTTTATCCTCCTTTGGGAGAAATAATTTTTAGAATACCTTCCAAATGGATAGAACTTGAGATTGTCGGAGATTCACAATTAGCAACATTGAATAACAAAAAAATTGAAATACCTTCAAAAATAAATGTTCCTCCTTCAAAAATTGTTTTGGAAAATAATATAGAAAAGTTAGAAATTGATTTAACAAATTTTGAAGAAAGGAAGTATACAGTTGATTTACAAAGATTAAATTTATTTAAGCAAGTTCATACTAATATCGAAAAAGTATTTGAATTAGAAAGCGGGACTTTCTTTTATGGGAATCCTTTTTCTATTTGGATATCAGAAACAGATGAACCAATAATTGTAAAATCAAGATTTTATTGTAATTATGGAAATCTCGAAGAGAAAAGTAAATCTTTTTATATAGACGGAGAAGTTATTTTTGCATATGAAAAAAATAGAAGCGTTTATTTGATCACTAGTTCAGGTCATTTTCTTACATTAGGAGATAAAAATTTGAACAGAGATTTTGGAAGATCTCCTTTAGCTATAATGGTAGGCAATGATTATATTCTACTTGAAACTTTTAAATTAGAGAGATATAAAATAGATTTTAATGGCGGAATATTTAAAGAAGGTAATGTTTATAACATGAAACTTGAATTGCCTAATTATGCACCTAAAAAGAATTACGAGATAGGAAGTTTCAAAATTGTTATCGAAGAAGGCATAACTAATATTTATTATGGTAATTAGAGCCCAAGATCAAATAGGGAAATTCAAAATGAACTTATTAATTTTTCCGTTGAACAAAAGTTCTCCTTTTGTTAAAAAAGCGACCTCTTCTGCAATATCAGAAAACAGAAAAAGATTCCTAGTAGAAATGATTAAAGTCCTTTCTTCTTTCATCTCAAATAGAAAATCTTTTATATTATTTAATAAAAAATCATCTAAATGATCTAAAATTGAGTCAAATATAAAAACTTGTGGGTTTCTCACAATACTTAAAAATATTATTAAAGAAACTTTATCACCAATAGTCCAATTTTCAAAGTTTTCATATTTTTTCAAGGTAGTTTTTTCAGAGAAGATATGAGATAGTTTTAACTTATTTAATATAGAAAATTGCTCTTTTGAAATCTCCGAAAGCTTTAAGCCTAATGCCAAATTAAAAACTTCGCTTAATTTCAAAAAATTTATATTATCAACAAATGTAGGTTCAACATAAGCTATTTGGGATCTTAATTGTCTTTTATCAAAGGTCTTTATGTCTTTTCCCTGAAGTAAGATTTTTCCTTTTTCATCTATATTACTAAAAAGTTCTTCATTTAGATCTACTATGGATCTTAATAAAACAGATTTGCCTGAATTACGAGGTCCATAGATTAAAAAGATTTGATTAGACAAGATCTCTAAATTTATATTTTTTAAAATTTCTTCTTTATTTATTGTTATTGATAAATTCTTTATTTTTAATATACTTTCTTTATCCATCTTATTTTTTTTCTTTTTTGAAGTTGTTGAATTGATTCATGGTTTCTTTTAATAAAGCCAATTTGATCATGCTTTCATGGTCGTCTGCATTCTTGAGTAATCTTATAAAATCGATTTGAGAAGATACTTTTATTTTATTATAATCCTCAACATTAAGGCTTTGCTCATTCGTAAACATGTTATTCGCCGCCTTTCTTTTTATAATAATTTGCATCGGTGGCTTACATATATAATATTACTCTTTTCTTTATACAAAAAAGCTAAATTCCATTACAGTTGTTTTATAAATCCGTGAAAAATAAAACTATAAAAAGGGATTATCAATTACATATCCCTTTTTAAAAAAATTCTATATATTAGTATTTACATAATAAAAACTAATTGTTAAATTAGAAGTGGTTCTAAGGTTCGATTCAGAACTCCATGCAGGTAAGATATAATTACACCATAATTAACAACAGGAATTTCCAGTCTGGTTAATGCGTTGATTCTTCTCAACATCATTTTTCTTGTTAAAGTACAACCCCCACAATGTATAGCTAATTTTATATTTTTAACATCTGAAAGTTCTGGGAATTCTTTTCCTGATATAAATTTAAAATTTAAAGATTTTTTAGTATATTTTTCAAGCCATGCTGGTATTTTAATTCTACCTATATCTTCTTTTAAAGGTCTATGAGAGCATCCTTCGATAATAAGAATGGTATCTCCATTTTCTAATTTTTCTACTACTTCAACATCTTTTGTCAATATATTAATATCACCTTTGTGTCTTGCTTCTAATATTGAAAAAGTTGTCAAATTAATGTTTTTTGGAGTTAATTCGTCAACTTTTTTTATAGCTTGCGAATCAGTGATAACTAATCTAGGATTTTCATTTATTTTATCTAAGATTTCCGGTAAACCTTCTACAGATGTTACTATTGGAAAAGCTTTTCTATCAAGTATTTCTCTAATTGCATTTACTTGGGG
Proteins encoded in this region:
- the truA gene encoding tRNA pseudouridine(38-40) synthase TruA; the protein is MKWVAATVAYDGTNFFGYQSQAGVRTVQGELEKALYIIFKRKILTYAAGRTDTGVHALGQVVSFEVANENMTDKNIRDALNAILPEDIYVKKVEFVKDNFNPRSEAKKRIYHYIVYINKEPDIFLRNRVWWLPFDLDISKMRLAAKYLEGEHDFTSFKTGNDERNPIRNIYKIRILNYRNNFILIRVEGKSFLRKMVRNIVGTLVKVGTGSWEIESIKEILEARQRSMAPASAPAQGLYFYSVLF
- a CDS encoding ATP-binding cassette domain-containing protein, whose product is MDKESILKIKNLSITINKEEILKNINLEILSNQIFLIYGPRNSGKSVLLRSIVDLNEELFSNIDEKGKILLQGKDIKTFDKRQLRSQIAYVEPTFVDNINFLKLSEVFNLALGLKLSEISKEQFSILNKLKLSHIFSEKTTLKKYENFENWTIGDKVSLIIFLSIVRNPQVFIFDSILDHLDDFLLNNIKDFLFEMKEERTLIISTRNLFLFSDIAEEVAFLTKGELLFNGKINKFILNFPI